A region of the Stieleria neptunia genome:
GTGTTTGTGTTTTCCCCCGAGGGCGCCGTGATCCACACCTACTTGGGGCCCGAGTACGCGAACATTCACGACATGGAAATTCGCCAGGAAGACGGTGAAGAGTACATCTATGGGGCCCGGAACAAGGACGCCGAGGGGATCAAATTTCGGGTCCGCGGCGGTGACATCGTCCTCAAGCTGCCGTTCCCGCAAGAGTCGGGGTTGGACCTGAAGAAATTCAGTCCGACCGCGATCACCGTGGCCGCAAATGGCGACATCTATCTGTCGGACGGCTACGCCAGCAACAACATCTTCGTGTTCGACAAAACGGGGGCGTATTTGCGTCACTTCGGCACAAAAGGCAACGGTTTGAAAGAGTTCAACACCGCGCACGGGATGACGCTGGACACGCGCTACCAACCCAACCGCCTGTTGATCTGTGATCGCAATCACCAGCCCAAGGGCCGCTTGCTGCATTATGACTTGGACGGAAACTTCATCGAAGAAGTCATCACCGGGTTGGGAATGCCGACGTCGGTGGCGATCCATGGCGACTATGTGTCGGTGCCGGATCTGCACGGACGCCTGGTGATCCTGAACAAAACCAACACGATCATCGCCGTACTGGGGAACAACCCCGATCCCGCCAAGGGGCGCAGTTTTAACATCCCCCAGGCCGATTGGGTCGAAGGTGTGTTCAGCGGAACCCACGGTTCCTATTGGGACAAGGATGGAAACCTGTACGTCCAGGATTGGAACGTTTCGGGGCGGCTGATGAAGCTGGTTCGGGTCAGGGAGTAGGTCGGGGCCGCCCACGGCGAGGGGCCGGCTCAGTCTCTCGCGCCGAGGGCCGGCGAGTCTCTCGCGCCGAGGGCCGGCGAGTCAGGGGCCTGCGTGTCAAGACGAATCGCCGAATTGACCTGCGAGACGGGAAACGCGTACACTACGTCGATTGCAACGCGAACGAAGGCTGCATTCACGACGAGGCTGTGATGGAATCTGACGACGGAAGTGGTGCGGCAACCAAGTTCGATACGATGCGGGGTCGCAATTATCCGGCACTCCGCCAATTCACCATCTTCTTGGAAAACCGCGTGGGACAACTCTTGGAAGTGGTCCGGCGGTTTGAAGGGACGGGAATCCGCATTTGCGCCTTGTCGATCAACGACGCCGCCGAATGTGCGTTCGTACGGTTCCTCGTCAACGATGCCGACCGCGGTCGAGAAATCCTCGAACGGAGCGGATTGGCGTTGATCGAAACCGATTTGATCGGCGTCCAGCTGCCCGAGGGGCCACAACCGCTGCTCCGCGTTTGCACCGCGTTGCTACAGGCCGAGCTGAACATCATCCAGACGTATCCACTGATCGTCCGACCGCTCGGCAAGCCGGCAGTGGCGATCATGGTGGAAAATATCGAAATGGCGATGGAGACGTTGATCGAGAAAGGGTTCACGATCATCACCGAAGGTGACTTGGACGACAATCCGACCATCGATCAATAGTGGTCTGCACAGGCAGCCGCCGGTGGCACAGGCAGTCGCCGATGGCACAGGCAGTCGCCGGTGGCGCCGCGGTAGCCGCGACTGGCCGGGTGTCTAATCGCGAGGCGGTTTGACGTCTTTGGTCGCGGCGGCACTTGTCTGTGACGAGCGTCGATTTTCACGTTGGATCGCGTCGTAGACTTCTTGTCGGTGAACCGGGATCGACTGTGGGGCTTCGATACCCAAGCGAACTTTATCGCCGCGGATATCGACAATCGTGACAACGACATCGTCGCCAATCATGATGCTTTCGTCGCGGTGTCGGGATAGGACCAGCATATTGGCCTCGACATCATTGAATTCTAAAGGAAACAGAAGGAGGTTACGTCAACGGTTGAGCCACCCGAGTCGGCACCGCTCTTCGATCGCGATCAAATCACGACGGAGAGAGATTTCCATGGACTGGATAGGGTGATTCAAGATCAGCAGGCCCGTCGCGTCATGCGGGCGTGCCTCCTGACAACCTGTTCATCGGCGCAGCGGTCCCGGCATTTGACAACGTTCTGAGGAAGTCGGCGCATGCCGGTCATGCCGATTCATCGCGCACGCCGGGTTGGAACGAAATTCCCAATGCGATGGGCGTCAGGCGGCCCGATTGATCTGCCCGATCAGACTGGACGACGTCGCCGCGGCAACCGCATCGGCCGCCGTGGACGCGTCGCACGTCGACGGCACCACCAGGCGATCGGACTGCAACGACGAGACGCCTTGTTGCAGCGGATGGTCGTTGTCGGTAATCACTTGGCAACCCAGTCGACGGCTCAGATTCAACAGAATCGGCGAGCGCAGGTTGGTCGTCAGTTTCCCACTGTTTCCCGAAATCGTCGTCAACACGTACAGCTCCGTGCCCGGTCGCATGTGCAATCCGGCCAACTCCCGACGCGATACCTGGACGCGATAGTCCGGAAAGAACGCCCGGGGGCTGATCAGGGGCAGTGCCCGGTCCCCACGTGACGCCGATTGCAACCACGCGACAGCCGGATTCTCCGAATCAGGAAGCAATGCCCAATCACGCAGTGTTTCCATCCCGATCAGTCCTGCGGGAAAAAGAAGAAGCTGGTCTTGATCGACAGTAATGTTGCCAAAACGCTGAGTTTCGATCCGCATCGGAATGGCTCGGTGGCGCTAGAGAGATTGGGTGTGCCTACACTATCGTTATCGGCGGAGTCCTTTTCGAAATCGACAAAATCAGACAAGAACTCCGAATCGGTGCCGGCCGGGCACAAAAACCAAGGTTTTCCCGCAGAGCGATAGATGATCCTAATCGGTACGATGAACCTGACTCGGACGCGCCAGTCGGGGCAGTTTTATTGCCCCACCTGCCGCTGCGCCCAAGAGTATCGTTTGCGGTCACGACGGCCGTTTCTGACGCTGTACTTCATTCCCGTTGTGCCGATCGGTGCCGCCGAATGGTTTGTCGATTGCCGCGGCTGTCGCGACAAGTGGGATCCGACCGTGCTGCAGATGGACCAACGCGAACACGAACAGGTTCAGGCCGAACAATTCCAACGCGAAGCGCTCCGCAGTGCCGTCCTGGTGGTCTTGGCCGACGACCAGATCAGCGGCACCGAGGTCAAGGTGCTCCAGCAGATCGCCCAGCAGCTGCTCGGCCGTGCGATCGACCGAGAAGAACTGGGCGAACTGTGCTCGATCGCACAACAGAACAAGATTCGCGCGGCCAACTATGTGATGACGGTTTCCCGACGGTGGAGCGAAGCACAAAAGTCCGAGGCGCTCCAGGCGATGTTCTTGGCCGCCACCGCGGAAGGTAAGATGGAAGGTGCATCGCTCAAGGTCATGACCCAGATGCGTGACATCCTGGACTTGACCGAACAAGAATATCAAGCGGCGATCGAAGCCGCTTTACAAAGAGAACTGGTCGAATGAACGCTCTCGTTTTCCCGCGGACGCCCCGCGCCTTCGGCGGCCGGCGAAATCTGATTCAGACCGTGGCGGCCATCACGCTGCTGGGTTGCCTGGGGTGCCCGGCATCCAATCGCAACGATCTCGATTACTCCTACGATGTCGAACAGTACGTCGTGCTGCCCGACCTGGACGCGATCGACGGCCAACCGCTGGTTCAATTTGAAAGTGTTTTCTGGGAACCCGATGACACCACGTCGCTGCGAAAGATGATTGTCGAGGACCAGATCGCCGCCGGGCGTAGCGTGTTGGAAATCGGCACCGGAACCGGCCTGCTGTCGTTGTTGTGCCTGGCCAACGGAGCCCAGGAGGTGGTGGCCACCGACATCAATCCCGCGGCCGTCGCCAACGCCCGCTACAATGTGGCGATGCATCAATTGGACGAATCGTTCGACGTCCGGCAGGTCTCGCCTGCGGATCCGGGCGCCTATGCGGTGCTGAAACCGGACGAACGATTTGATTTAATTGTGTCCAATCCGCCGTGGGAGGACGGCAAGGTCGCTGCACCGTCCGATCATGCCTTTTACGACCCCGGTTTCGCGCTGATGGATTCGCTGCTGGCCGGGCTGCCAAAACATCTCAACCCGGGCGGACGCTGTCTTTTGGCATACGGTCATGCCCCCGCAATCACGCGTCTGTTATCCGAGGCCGATGCACTGGGGTACCAAACCAAGGTCCTGGATGACCGAGCGGTTGATCAGTTGCCGCTCGATTTCCTGCCGGGCATGTTGATCGAAGTGCGTTTGGGGCGTAATCAAATCCCCAAAGTTGACGCTAGCAGTGGTGATCCACCTGCAACGGATCTCCGTTAGTGGGTTACCGCAAAAAACTTGCGATCAGCGGCTCGCAGCCATTACCATGGTGTGAGCGGCGGATCAAAAGTGTTGTCATTTTTAATTCGTTGAACACTCTCGCAAGAGCGTGACCGCTTTCTTCGAACGTAACGCGAGTCGGAATCGCCCATGATCCACTACACCTGTGATCGCTGCAAACGCACGATCGATCCGGAAACGGAACCAAGGTTTGTCGTCGAGATCGATGTTCGTATGGCCAATGTGATTGAGCCAAACAGTGACCAGGGTGACGACCTGGATCAACTCGCTGAACTGCACGATCAATTGCAGCGAGAACTCAATGCCGAGCTCGGCATGTGCCTGCACGACACGCTCGACGAAATCGACGACGTCGTGTGCGGACGGGACATCGATGAGGGTCCCGAACAATATGACCTTTGCGAACAATGCTACGAGGCGTTCGCCAGCAACCCGCTCGGTCGCGAAACCACCGTCGGCTACGGCTTCAGCAACAACTGAAGCCATCTTAGGACAACGCCGGCGTCCATCCATTGTTGTAGTGGAGCAGCACGTAAACGATCGCGCCGGCGACTTGCAACAGCATGATCAAACCGCCGATCTTCAAGAACGTTCCCCAACCGACGTGGACCCCGGCTTCTTTCTTGAGCGCGTAGATTGCGATCACGCAAGAGATCGATCCGATCGGTGTTCCGTTGCCGCCCAAGTTGCAGCAGATGATCAGGGTCCACCAAAGCGGTTCGATCGGCACCGTGCCATCGGCCGCGATGTCCTTGACGATCGGAATCAGCGTCGCGGCCACCGGAATGTTGTCGACGATGCTGCTGGCAACCGCCGAGAACACGCCCAGCAGCGGAACCAACAGCGTTAACTCGTTCCCCGACAGCTCGATCACTTGTTCGGCCACCCAGGCCAACGCGCCGGTTTGTTTCACACAACCGATGATGATGAACAGGCCCATGAAAAACAAAATCACGGTCCAGTTCACTTTGCCGATCGCATCTTCGACGCCCTTGCCCGCAAACAGCAACGCCGCGGTCGCGCCCACCATCGCAATGAAATCCATCCCCACGCCCAACTGCTGCGCAAACACAAACCCGATCACGGTCAACGCCAGGATCGTGCCGCTGCGTAGCAGCACGCGGTTGTCCTCGACCATCGCCCAGGGATCAAACGTCTCGATTTGAACACGCAGTGCTTCCTGTTGCTCAGGTGTTTGCTTCCACGGCAAATCATTGCGAAAGAAGAAACGCAGTGCCGCGATCGCGATCACCAGGGAAACCACTGCGTACGGCAAGCTGACTTGCAAGAAATGAGCATAGGGGATCCCTGCTGCCGTGCCGATCATGATGTTCGGCAGCCCGCTGGCAAACGTGGCGATCGCACCACTGTTGGCACAGATCGCCACGCTCAACAAGAACGGCATCGGCTTGTAATTCAACGAGCGACAGATCACCAGCACCAACGACGAAAGAATCAACATCGCAGGAACAATCGTCAGCACTGCGACGAACACGAACGTGACCAGGCACAAGGTCAGATACAGCTTGGACGCCGACCCGCCGGTGAACCGGACGATCCACATCGACAAGAAGTGAAACAGGCCGCTTTTGCCGACCACGTCGACCAGAATTCCGGTACCGATGATCACACCGAAGATATTCAGATCTTCCTTCAGGAACTCATACAGCTTCGGGTACTCAAAGAGACCCAGCGCCAATCCGAGCACCACCAATACCGCCGCACCACACAGCGCCGCGACCGTTTTGTGAAACCGCTCGATCGCAACGCCCACGTACGTGGCGCACATCACGGCGGCAAACAGCAACATCACGCCGGCGGAGGCGGGTTCGATTGGAGCTTCCTCCACCGAACTGGCAAGCAACGTTGGACCGGCAAGCAAAGTGTCAATCAAAATCATTCGAAGACCTGCGACGCAGAAACGGGGTTCATTTGCATACCGTACCACCGAACCGCCAAAACACGCTACCTGGGAACCTTCGGGTTCCTAATTGGTGCCACCCACCGGGTTCCTAATTGGTGCCACCCACCGATTAGTCTGCCAGGCACAATTCGCGACAGCCGATTCGCACAGCTGAAACCAGCATGGTCAGTGAGTTGCGCAACACAAGAATTGCAGGCGCTGCGCCCGATGATGATGATGAGACCGGGAACCCCGGTCGAGGGGCGACCGCGGCTCGCTGAATCACTGGTGCGCCGACCGGAGTGATACGGACTGGAGAAATGTTAGGCGGTGAAACACTCGGCAACTTGTCGTTGCCCCTTCGCCCATTTCCGGCCGCTCGACTCGGCGAACTGCGACATGCCGTTCGGTGAGCCTGCGCAACAACTGTTGCCGAAGTAGCGTTGAAAGTTCCAGACCAAGTCACGCCACATCGACAAGTCGATTCCGAGACGCGAAACCAGACCTTGCATACTTGGCGGTAGCTCTCGCCCCGCCCCTTCTTCACTCTGTTTCGCAGTCCAACGGAGAAGCTTGACGTAGTCTTTCAGGCTGATCCCGAGAAACCCCTTGTCGCTCGCCCGCACGCCAGCCTGGTTCGGTTGAGCGTCGTTGGAAAGCGTCGACTCATCCAGGGTCAACGGAGCCAGCCATCCGTCGCGGCGGATGCGCTTACCGGTCGGATTCTTTCGTTTGGCCCGCTTCTTTTTACGCAGTTCATCTACCGGCGTGGTGCGACGCTCTTCGCCGGCCTGTTCCGTGGTGATCGGAACCAGATCAAAAGCGGCCGAATCGATTTCTTGACCCTGCTCCCCTTTGATCCGATCGTATCCGGACGTGTGGACCGACTGGTCGGGCGATTCCGCCATCGCGGCACGGACCGGGTTGAGGTCCACGTACATCGCACACGCCAGCAATCCGGCCTCATCGGTGATGCATTGCAGTTTAAATCGGCCTTCCCAAAATCGACCGGTGCACTCGTCTTGGCGGTTGGCCATCCGCGCAATCGGTTCGCTCAAGGAACGCATGAACCAAGAGATATCCGACAAGCGACGACGCACTTCGGCAAGCCTCTCTTTATCGGAGACCAACATTTGAACATCGTTTTCGGTGGGCTCACCCAAATGTTCTTCCATTCGGCGGCCGGGAAAGACTTTTAGCCAGCGAATCGCGACCTCTTGATCGGTCCATGCGGCGACGACATCGGGGCGATTGCGGAGGACCAAATGCATGTGATTGGACATCACGGCATAGGAGAGGACATCGATGCCGAACACAGACGCCAGCGCTTCCATCCGCCGCCGAATCCACTCGCGTCTGAATCCGTAGTCCTTGCCGGTCGCCTGATCGACCCCCGCTAAAAAAGCACGCCGGACACACCGCTGAACGGCATGCACGATCGACACTTCGTCACTAGCAACCTGTTCCGAACGCAGCGGACGTCCCATTACAAATCCCTCCCCATGAATCCGTGGTGGTGTGATTCTACCCCGGTGGCGACGGCGAGTCAAATAAATGGTGGGTGGCACCATTTGTGAGATGGTGGGTGGCACCATTTGTGTTTATTTGTGTTTGTGATTTGTGATTCGTTTATGACCGGCTGGGGGCTGCCGCGATTGATCGATTTGAGACCTGCGCCATGAAGTGGTATGAATGGCGCATGAATATTCTATTTGCGTGGGAATGGGGCGCGGGCGTTTCGCATTTGGTTCGTTTCTGGCCACTCGCTGATCGGTTGCGTGAGCAAGGCCATCGGGTTGTGCTCGCCCTGCGTGACCTGACACACGTGGGGCAATGCTATAGCCTCAAGACGGTGCCACTTTACCAGTCACCGACGTTGACCGGATTCGTTTCCGCTAAGCGGGACTTCCCGCAAACCTTTGCGGATTTGGCTTGGAATTTGGGGTATGACTCGGTCGAGCGTATCGCGGCACAGGTCCAAGCGTATCGTCGCATCATGGTGAATGAATCCATTGAAACGGTGGTATCCGATTTCGGTCTCTCCGCGTCGATCGCGGCACGATCTTTGGGGCTCAGACGAATCCGAATCGGGACCGGGTTTGAGTGCCCGCCGTTGACGGCTCCATTGACGAACCTCTTGTATGCCGAACCGTCGCCACCGAGCTTG
Encoded here:
- a CDS encoding 6-bladed beta-propeller — translated: MNRILPFVAFSIAFVFALPAWSADPVRMGCGDMTFDTVPGWGLRADGNSPLGSTHGGVVVDRAGNIYTSAQAGVFVFSPEGAVIHTYLGPEYANIHDMEIRQEDGEEYIYGARNKDAEGIKFRVRGGDIVLKLPFPQESGLDLKKFSPTAITVAANGDIYLSDGYASNNIFVFDKTGAYLRHFGTKGNGLKEFNTAHGMTLDTRYQPNRLLICDRNHQPKGRLLHYDLDGNFIEEVITGLGMPTSVAIHGDYVSVPDLHGRLVILNKTNTIIAVLGNNPDPAKGRSFNIPQADWVEGVFSGTHGSYWDKDGNLYVQDWNVSGRLMKLVRVRE
- a CDS encoding acetolactate synthase, whose translation is MESDDGSGAATKFDTMRGRNYPALRQFTIFLENRVGQLLEVVRRFEGTGIRICALSINDAAECAFVRFLVNDADRGREILERSGLALIETDLIGVQLPEGPQPLLRVCTALLQAELNIIQTYPLIVRPLGKPAVAIMVENIEMAMETLIEKGFTIITEGDLDDNPTIDQ
- the csrA gene encoding carbon storage regulator CsrA yields the protein MLVLSRHRDESIMIGDDVVVTIVDIRGDKVRLGIEAPQSIPVHRQEVYDAIQRENRRSSQTSAAATKDVKPPRD
- a CDS encoding TerB family tellurite resistance protein codes for the protein MILIGTMNLTRTRQSGQFYCPTCRCAQEYRLRSRRPFLTLYFIPVVPIGAAEWFVDCRGCRDKWDPTVLQMDQREHEQVQAEQFQREALRSAVLVVLADDQISGTEVKVLQQIAQQLLGRAIDREELGELCSIAQQNKIRAANYVMTVSRRWSEAQKSEALQAMFLAATAEGKMEGASLKVMTQMRDILDLTEQEYQAAIEAALQRELVE
- a CDS encoding N5-glutamine methyltransferase family protein, translated to MNALVFPRTPRAFGGRRNLIQTVAAITLLGCLGCPASNRNDLDYSYDVEQYVVLPDLDAIDGQPLVQFESVFWEPDDTTSLRKMIVEDQIAAGRSVLEIGTGTGLLSLLCLANGAQEVVATDINPAAVANARYNVAMHQLDESFDVRQVSPADPGAYAVLKPDERFDLIVSNPPWEDGKVAAPSDHAFYDPGFALMDSLLAGLPKHLNPGGRCLLAYGHAPAITRLLSEADALGYQTKVLDDRAVDQLPLDFLPGMLIEVRLGRNQIPKVDASSGDPPATDLR
- a CDS encoding ArsB/NhaD family transporter, translating into MILIDTLLAGPTLLASSVEEAPIEPASAGVMLLFAAVMCATYVGVAIERFHKTVAALCGAAVLVVLGLALGLFEYPKLYEFLKEDLNIFGVIIGTGILVDVVGKSGLFHFLSMWIVRFTGGSASKLYLTLCLVTFVFVAVLTIVPAMLILSSLVLVICRSLNYKPMPFLLSVAICANSGAIATFASGLPNIMIGTAAGIPYAHFLQVSLPYAVVSLVIAIAALRFFFRNDLPWKQTPEQQEALRVQIETFDPWAMVEDNRVLLRSGTILALTVIGFVFAQQLGVGMDFIAMVGATAALLFAGKGVEDAIGKVNWTVILFFMGLFIIIGCVKQTGALAWVAEQVIELSGNELTLLVPLLGVFSAVASSIVDNIPVAATLIPIVKDIAADGTVPIEPLWWTLIICCNLGGNGTPIGSISCVIAIYALKKEAGVHVGWGTFLKIGGLIMLLQVAGAIVYVLLHYNNGWTPALS
- a CDS encoding transposase, which translates into the protein MGRPLRSEQVASDEVSIVHAVQRCVRRAFLAGVDQATGKDYGFRREWIRRRMEALASVFGIDVLSYAVMSNHMHLVLRNRPDVVAAWTDQEVAIRWLKVFPGRRMEEHLGEPTENDVQMLVSDKERLAEVRRRLSDISWFMRSLSEPIARMANRQDECTGRFWEGRFKLQCITDEAGLLACAMYVDLNPVRAAMAESPDQSVHTSGYDRIKGEQGQEIDSAAFDLVPITTEQAGEERRTTPVDELRKKKRAKRKNPTGKRIRRDGWLAPLTLDESTLSNDAQPNQAGVRASDKGFLGISLKDYVKLLRWTAKQSEEGAGRELPPSMQGLVSRLGIDLSMWRDLVWNFQRYFGNSCCAGSPNGMSQFAESSGRKWAKGQRQVAECFTA